A genomic window from Rhodococcus sp. KBS0724 includes:
- a CDS encoding ABC transporter substrate-binding protein translates to MTRYSARRWGVRAAALVAAATILVGCSDAKSTEAETSTEAEVTSEAAAPQKLLALDEFAALNALTLGVKPDTVFATLQSQAAKEILQSEGIEVIDKPTFFQSPDIEQIAAVGPDRILLSDVGSLTSIVPQANEIAPTTVLAYAAPWREVIATTADALGKQTEADAVVARLEAKFGEVSGEVAAQPQTLSVLVGFSGGIYTVIPSSPMSSIIEEAGFGRPQAELDAKVGPNTGVATSSVSAENVGAHVADAMVVTSGNIYDGALVHANPLFSEIPAVTAGRTADVSGELWFGSYPFAVYWILEDLHALADRSLAGTDLQAEIAADSDAVARWKAFSA, encoded by the coding sequence ATGACACGGTATTCGGCACGCCGGTGGGGCGTGCGCGCTGCTGCACTGGTGGCAGCGGCGACGATTCTTGTCGGCTGTTCCGACGCGAAGAGCACTGAAGCCGAAACGAGCACTGAAGCTGAAGTGACGTCGGAGGCAGCGGCACCCCAGAAGTTACTGGCTTTGGACGAGTTTGCCGCCCTCAATGCTCTGACACTCGGGGTCAAGCCCGACACCGTTTTTGCGACGCTGCAGTCGCAAGCGGCCAAGGAGATCCTGCAGAGTGAGGGAATCGAGGTCATCGACAAGCCGACATTCTTCCAATCGCCGGACATCGAACAAATCGCGGCGGTCGGTCCGGACAGGATTTTGCTCAGTGACGTCGGTTCCCTGACGTCGATTGTCCCGCAGGCCAACGAGATTGCGCCGACCACGGTTCTGGCCTACGCGGCGCCGTGGCGCGAGGTGATCGCCACGACGGCCGATGCGCTCGGGAAACAGACGGAAGCCGATGCGGTTGTTGCCCGCCTCGAGGCCAAGTTCGGTGAGGTCTCGGGCGAAGTAGCAGCGCAGCCTCAGACGTTGTCGGTCCTGGTCGGATTCTCCGGCGGCATCTACACCGTCATCCCGTCGTCGCCGATGTCGTCGATCATCGAGGAAGCCGGATTCGGGCGCCCGCAGGCCGAACTCGACGCGAAGGTCGGTCCCAATACCGGTGTTGCCACGTCGTCGGTGTCAGCAGAGAACGTCGGCGCGCACGTTGCCGACGCCATGGTGGTCACGTCGGGAAACATCTACGACGGTGCCTTGGTACACGCAAATCCGTTGTTCAGCGAGATTCCGGCGGTGACCGCAGGGCGAACCGCCGACGTGAGCGGTGAACTCTGGTTCGGCAGTTACCCATTCGCGGTGTACTGGATTCTCGAAGACCTGCATGCACTTGCCGACCGCAGCCTCGCAGGCACCGATCTGCAGGCCGAGATCGCCGCGGACTCCGACGCCGTGGCGCGGTGGAAGGCGTTCTCGGCATGA
- a CDS encoding ABC transporter ATP-binding protein, with the protein MTVVAETAIAQEPVDAGVRAKAEASVHKAALRELLQPVRTRTTLAMVMQVVAAVAAIVPYVAIAELGKILIVGGDIDSSRVWTIVSVVVIGLGLRTFFGGGALVVTHFADVHLQAILRRRIAATLGRLPLGWFTSHSSGTVRKAAQNDIADLHYLVAHSAVETTGAVAVPLVGLGYVISIDWRLGLLAIATLPIYVIAYAIMTRGMAVKMSEMNEGIAEISNTIVEFVTGIAVVKTFGQDRRAHSRYRDAAKGFAVSYEGWVRPMLRTEALATIALSAPVVLVVNLGFGSWLVHSGVVSPIDVLTSSLVAMVIPISVTTIGFGMQARREASAAAARLAELFATDALPESENPKSPAGNDVRFAEVSFAYDGGFDVLSEINLTLPAGSVTALVGPSGSGKSTLATLVPRFHDVRAGSVSIGGVDVRDIATDELYRHVGFVLQDVQLLEASVVDNIRLARPDASLAEVKAAASAARIDRCIEALPRGYESVVGVDARFSGGEAQRVSIARAILADTPVLVLDEATAFADPESEADIQEALSRLTLGRTVLVIAHRLASIVSADQIVVLDGGRIVETGSHDALVANGSTYARMWSSHQRVDDAVSRKGNS; encoded by the coding sequence ATGACCGTCGTAGCGGAGACTGCAATCGCGCAAGAGCCTGTAGACGCCGGGGTACGCGCCAAGGCAGAGGCGTCGGTTCACAAGGCTGCGCTTCGTGAACTCCTGCAACCGGTTCGGACGCGAACCACCCTCGCCATGGTGATGCAGGTAGTCGCGGCGGTGGCTGCGATCGTGCCGTACGTGGCCATCGCCGAGTTGGGGAAGATCCTGATAGTCGGTGGTGACATCGATTCGTCTCGCGTCTGGACCATCGTGAGTGTTGTTGTCATCGGATTGGGGCTGAGAACATTCTTCGGCGGCGGCGCACTGGTGGTGACGCATTTCGCCGATGTCCATCTGCAGGCGATCTTGCGTCGGCGCATTGCTGCCACTCTCGGTCGACTTCCGCTGGGCTGGTTCACCTCCCATTCGTCGGGAACCGTGCGGAAGGCGGCGCAGAACGACATCGCGGATCTTCACTACCTCGTGGCCCACAGCGCCGTCGAGACCACCGGAGCCGTCGCAGTTCCGTTGGTCGGACTCGGCTATGTGATCTCGATCGACTGGCGTCTGGGACTGCTCGCGATCGCCACTCTTCCGATTTACGTGATCGCTTACGCGATCATGACGCGGGGCATGGCAGTCAAGATGAGTGAGATGAACGAGGGCATTGCCGAGATCAGCAACACCATCGTCGAGTTTGTCACCGGCATTGCCGTGGTCAAGACGTTCGGTCAGGACAGGCGGGCACATTCCCGATACCGCGATGCTGCCAAGGGTTTTGCCGTGTCCTACGAGGGATGGGTCCGGCCGATGCTTCGCACCGAGGCGCTGGCCACCATTGCTCTGAGTGCTCCCGTCGTCTTGGTGGTCAACCTCGGTTTCGGGTCCTGGTTGGTCCACTCCGGAGTGGTGTCCCCGATCGATGTTCTGACGAGTTCACTGGTGGCGATGGTCATTCCGATTTCCGTCACCACCATCGGATTCGGGATGCAGGCCAGGCGTGAGGCCTCGGCCGCAGCGGCGCGGCTCGCCGAACTCTTCGCGACGGATGCGCTGCCGGAATCGGAGAATCCGAAAAGTCCGGCGGGCAACGACGTTCGGTTCGCGGAAGTGTCGTTTGCGTACGACGGCGGTTTCGACGTTCTGTCCGAGATCAACCTGACGCTCCCGGCTGGGTCGGTCACGGCGTTGGTCGGGCCGTCGGGTTCGGGTAAGTCGACGTTGGCGACATTGGTTCCTCGGTTCCACGACGTGCGCGCCGGCAGTGTGTCCATCGGCGGTGTCGACGTTCGAGACATCGCAACCGACGAGTTGTATCGGCACGTCGGATTTGTTCTGCAGGACGTTCAACTACTCGAAGCGAGTGTGGTGGACAACATTCGGTTGGCGCGCCCGGATGCGAGTCTGGCGGAGGTGAAGGCAGCGGCATCCGCAGCTCGGATCGACCGATGCATCGAAGCGCTCCCACGAGGCTACGAGTCCGTGGTCGGCGTCGACGCCAGGTTCTCGGGCGGGGAGGCACAACGAGTGTCGATTGCCCGCGCGATTCTCGCGGACACGCCGGTTCTCGTACTCGACGAGGCAACGGCATTCGCGGATCCGGAATCCGAGGCTGATATCCAGGAAGCGCTGTCGCGGTTGACGCTCGGCCGTACGGTGCTGGTTATCGCTCACCGATTGGCGTCCATTGTCAGCGCAGATCAGATCGTCGTCCTCGATGGTGGGCGCATCGTGGAGACGGGGTCACACGATGCGCTTGTCGCGAACGGGTCGACATACGCCCGGATGTGGTCTTCCCATCAACGCGTCGACGACGCGGTGTCCCGAAAGGGCAACTCATGA
- a CDS encoding ABC transporter ATP-binding protein: MIRDLFRILGPENQNRYREFLVWAVLYGVLQGLAVALLVPTVRALFDQDWAGVAGWLTAMAACALVSSIAHYLQAMKGFESALTLLRTMHLRLGDHLVTLPLGWFGAGRLGQVSQVASKGTISVMGAAAHLMTPIISGIAGPATIVVCMLFFDWRLGLALVIGVPVLFAAARFASIMTARADGQAHDAAVESNNRVLEYARCQPVLRAFGRTHGVYGPLDDAIEAQRIAGRSQLWFVVIGSVVNGVALQFVFSAVIAVGAFLALGGDIDPVTLIALLGLTARFIQPLGEIGEFGGAIRMARNEIRRMSEILEVEPLAEPETSARATGEIAVQFDGVGFGYDTSSSDGSSRKVLRDISFDVPARSMTALVGPSGSGKTTITRLTARFYDVDSGVVRVGGVDVRDLTTADLMAQLSLVFQDVYLFDDTLMANIRLGRPDATDDEVFEVARIAGVAEIALRLPGGWDTRVGEGGSALSSGERQRVSIARALLKRAPIVLLDEATAALDPENEAHVQAAMTELATGATLLVIAHKLSTVVAADQIVVLGDDGSIVEVGTHDVLLAAGGKYADFWDQRHRAAGWRLVAG; this comes from the coding sequence ATGATTCGCGACCTGTTCCGAATTCTCGGTCCCGAGAACCAGAATCGCTACCGCGAGTTCCTGGTGTGGGCGGTGCTGTACGGCGTACTGCAGGGGTTGGCTGTCGCCCTGTTGGTGCCCACGGTGCGGGCACTGTTCGATCAGGACTGGGCCGGTGTCGCCGGTTGGCTGACGGCTATGGCGGCCTGTGCTCTTGTCAGTTCGATTGCGCATTATCTCCAGGCAATGAAGGGTTTCGAGTCCGCGCTGACCCTGCTGCGCACTATGCATCTGCGCCTGGGGGATCATCTGGTGACCTTGCCTCTCGGATGGTTCGGTGCTGGGCGGCTAGGCCAGGTCTCGCAGGTTGCCAGCAAGGGCACCATCTCGGTGATGGGTGCCGCTGCGCACCTGATGACACCGATCATCTCCGGAATCGCCGGGCCCGCAACCATCGTCGTGTGCATGCTGTTTTTCGACTGGCGACTCGGACTGGCTCTGGTGATCGGTGTTCCGGTTCTGTTTGCCGCTGCTCGGTTTGCTTCGATCATGACGGCGCGCGCCGACGGTCAGGCTCACGACGCTGCCGTCGAATCGAACAATCGGGTGCTGGAATACGCTCGCTGCCAACCGGTCCTGCGGGCGTTCGGCCGGACCCACGGTGTGTACGGCCCGCTCGACGACGCGATCGAAGCTCAACGCATCGCCGGACGGTCGCAGTTGTGGTTCGTGGTGATCGGATCGGTAGTCAACGGCGTTGCACTCCAGTTTGTGTTTTCCGCGGTGATCGCGGTGGGCGCCTTCCTCGCGTTGGGCGGTGATATCGATCCGGTCACCTTGATCGCACTGCTCGGGCTCACGGCCCGTTTCATTCAGCCTCTCGGCGAGATCGGGGAATTCGGTGGTGCCATTCGGATGGCCCGCAACGAAATTCGCCGGATGTCTGAGATTCTCGAAGTGGAACCGTTGGCCGAACCCGAAACCAGTGCCCGTGCGACGGGGGAGATCGCCGTGCAATTCGACGGCGTCGGCTTCGGTTACGACACGAGCAGCAGTGACGGCTCGAGCAGAAAGGTGCTGCGGGATATCTCGTTCGACGTGCCCGCCCGGTCGATGACCGCACTGGTCGGTCCGTCCGGATCGGGAAAAACCACGATCACCCGTTTGACAGCTCGCTTCTACGACGTGGATTCCGGGGTGGTGCGTGTCGGCGGAGTGGACGTACGTGACCTCACGACCGCCGACCTCATGGCGCAACTCTCGCTCGTGTTCCAGGACGTGTATCTCTTCGACGACACGTTGATGGCCAATATTCGCTTGGGTCGCCCCGACGCCACGGATGACGAGGTGTTCGAGGTCGCTCGCATCGCCGGTGTCGCCGAAATCGCCCTGCGACTCCCCGGAGGGTGGGACACCCGCGTCGGTGAGGGGGGAAGCGCGCTGTCCAGCGGTGAACGTCAGCGGGTGTCCATCGCGCGGGCATTGCTCAAACGAGCCCCGATCGTGTTGCTCGACGAGGCCACTGCTGCGCTCGATCCGGAGAACGAAGCGCACGTGCAGGCGGCGATGACCGAGTTGGCGACCGGCGCCACCCTGCTTGTGATCGCGCACAAACTGTCGACGGTGGTGGCGGCTGATCAGATCGTTGTACTCGGGGACGATGGATCAATCGTCGAAGTGGGTACTCACGACGTGTTGCTCGCGGCCGGCGGCAAGTATGCGGATTTCTGGGATCAACGCCACCGCGCGGCGGGATGGAGGTTGGTGGCAGGCTGA
- a CDS encoding TetR/AcrR family transcriptional regulator, producing MRTGKKTGRPPTLSTEDIVEAALAGDLSTLTMPGVAKRLGVSHSALYRYFADREALLRACADHVVRLMVWPDTDKPWREFLREFCDVLWLSFERYPGLAQVGLTVPGTPPAIVEVVEKLAGSLMAQGFPARDALLAVDFVSEVTMTQFAMMAALDNTVSTADSRSARQAYQDSWNASEALTEGLGDESTWHGRGWLDDKITIMLDGLERRVVR from the coding sequence ATGCGGACTGGAAAGAAGACGGGGCGGCCTCCGACTCTGTCGACGGAGGACATCGTCGAGGCTGCCCTGGCCGGAGATCTGAGCACCTTGACGATGCCCGGTGTGGCAAAACGCTTGGGTGTCAGTCACTCTGCGCTGTACCGATATTTTGCCGACCGCGAAGCCTTGCTACGAGCGTGCGCGGATCATGTTGTGCGCCTGATGGTGTGGCCGGACACCGATAAACCATGGCGGGAGTTTCTCCGTGAGTTCTGCGACGTGTTGTGGCTCTCGTTCGAGCGCTACCCCGGTCTGGCTCAGGTAGGTCTCACCGTTCCGGGAACGCCGCCCGCGATAGTGGAAGTTGTCGAGAAACTGGCCGGGTCGCTGATGGCACAAGGATTTCCTGCGCGCGATGCACTGCTTGCCGTCGATTTCGTGTCCGAGGTCACGATGACGCAGTTCGCGATGATGGCGGCGCTCGACAACACGGTCAGCACTGCCGATTCCCGTTCCGCGCGGCAGGCGTACCAGGACAGTTGGAATGCATCCGAGGCGTTGACGGAGGGGCTCGGCGACGAATCGACGTGGCACGGGCGGGGTTGGCTCGACGACAAGATCACGATCATGCTCGACGGCCTCGAAAGGCGTGTGGTCCGGTGA
- a CDS encoding nuclear transport factor 2 family protein, translated as MDLEAIVHIQRLKYRYARSLDTKSWVEFADTLTVDATAIYGEQLSFDSRDSFVSFLENTLGAHVITEHQCGQPEIDVDGDTATGVWCLADTVVVPEDGMLMRGSAFYHDRYALCSDGKWRISHTSYERTWESVMSLSDMPSFRLTSNKWAMLQPNSYGNSIPAVSAG; from the coding sequence ATGGATCTCGAAGCGATTGTGCACATTCAACGGCTCAAGTACCGATATGCGCGTTCGTTGGATACTAAATCCTGGGTCGAATTCGCAGACACGCTGACCGTTGACGCCACCGCAATCTACGGCGAGCAACTCAGTTTCGACTCCCGTGATTCTTTTGTGTCCTTCCTCGAGAACACTCTCGGCGCCCATGTCATCACCGAGCACCAGTGTGGTCAACCGGAGATCGACGTCGACGGTGACACTGCCACCGGGGTGTGGTGCCTCGCCGATACCGTCGTGGTGCCAGAGGACGGCATGCTGATGCGGGGTTCGGCTTTCTATCACGACAGGTACGCCCTGTGCAGTGACGGTAAGTGGAGAATCTCGCATACGAGTTACGAGCGGACCTGGGAGTCGGTGATGTCGCTGTCGGACATGCCGAGCTTTCGGCTGACGTCGAACAAGTGGGCCATGTTGCAACCGAACTCCTACGGGAACTCGATTCCGGCTGTGTCCGCCGGGTGA
- a CDS encoding pyridoxal 5'-phosphate synthase — protein MTGENIRSWIRGLPALTGTPPPAPSTFPDRPNDLFVSWLREAVAAGVREPHVCALATVDGSGVPDTRYLILKDVTDAGFWFSGSSDSMKGIELQANPQAALAFYWREQGRQIRIRGAVKADTGPVRDRDFVERSVTARAVAAASRTSQVLTDPEEYNRLVEEAAAAIENDPGFVAENWRAWCLVPETVEFWQADQGRRHQRWQYRRTGDGDYLREVLWP, from the coding sequence GTGACGGGCGAAAATATCCGGTCCTGGATTCGGGGATTACCCGCTCTGACCGGGACACCGCCACCGGCCCCGTCGACGTTTCCCGACCGTCCGAACGACCTGTTCGTCAGCTGGCTGCGCGAAGCCGTCGCCGCCGGAGTTCGTGAACCGCACGTGTGCGCGCTCGCCACCGTCGACGGGAGCGGTGTCCCCGATACCCGGTATTTGATTCTCAAAGATGTGACGGACGCCGGGTTTTGGTTCTCCGGTAGCTCGGATTCCATGAAGGGGATTGAGCTGCAGGCGAATCCGCAGGCGGCGTTGGCGTTCTACTGGCGCGAGCAGGGGCGTCAGATCCGGATCAGGGGAGCCGTGAAAGCGGATACCGGGCCGGTCAGGGATCGCGACTTCGTCGAGCGCTCCGTCACGGCGAGGGCCGTGGCGGCAGCGAGCCGGACAAGTCAGGTCCTGACCGACCCGGAAGAGTACAACCGACTTGTCGAAGAAGCGGCGGCGGCCATCGAGAATGATCCCGGCTTCGTAGCCGAGAACTGGCGTGCGTGGTGCCTGGTTCCCGAGACGGTCGAGTTCTGGCAAGCGGACCAAGGCCGTCGGCACCAGCGCTGGCAGTATCGCCGCACCGGTGACGGCGATTACCTCCGTGAGGTCCTGTGGCCGTGA
- the pnuC gene encoding nicotinamide riboside transporter PnuC, translating to MSLIEALFDAELHIGSATILWREIIGNTFGIGSAIAGARRSVWAWPVGIAGNALLFTVFMGALFHTPQELNLYGQAGRQLLFITVSIYGWMQWRRGAQSSGDAVLPHWASTRERLAMIAVMASGTVIFAWVFTVLGSYGAWAEAWIFTGSILATYGMARGWTEFWLIWIGVDAVGVPLLFRAGYYPSAILYLVYAFFVVWGFLAWLKIQRRTAVHA from the coding sequence ATGAGCCTGATCGAGGCGCTGTTCGACGCCGAACTACACATCGGCAGCGCCACGATCTTGTGGCGGGAGATCATCGGGAATACCTTCGGCATCGGCTCGGCAATAGCCGGAGCCCGGCGATCCGTGTGGGCCTGGCCTGTCGGTATCGCCGGAAATGCCTTGTTGTTCACCGTGTTCATGGGTGCGCTGTTCCATACACCGCAAGAGCTCAACCTGTACGGCCAGGCCGGCCGTCAATTGCTGTTCATCACCGTCAGCATTTACGGGTGGATGCAGTGGCGGCGCGGTGCGCAGAGTTCCGGTGACGCAGTATTGCCACATTGGGCGAGCACGCGGGAACGTCTGGCGATGATCGCCGTCATGGCAAGTGGCACAGTAATTTTCGCATGGGTCTTCACGGTCCTCGGCTCGTACGGCGCGTGGGCAGAAGCCTGGATCTTCACCGGTTCGATCCTCGCCACATACGGCATGGCCCGTGGCTGGACCGAGTTCTGGCTCATCTGGATCGGCGTCGACGCAGTGGGTGTGCCATTGCTCTTCCGCGCCGGCTACTACCCGTCGGCGATCCTCTATCTCGTCTACGCCTTCTTTGTCGTGTGGGGGTTCCTCGCGTGGCTGAAGATTCAACGGCGCACTGCCGTACACGCGTAG
- a CDS encoding peptide chain release factor 3 produces MTTPSDSTVPTDSTVQSDTGDTSAPVSAKGLAAEAARRRTFAVISHPDAGKSTLTEALALHAKKISEAGAVHGKAGRKSTVSDWMEMEKARGISVSSTALQFNYHSSETPDDQINVINLVDTPGHSDFSEDTYRVLTAVDAAVMLIDAAKGLEPQTLKLFQVCRHRGIPVITVINKWDRPGQTPLELLDEISERIGLTPTPLYWPVGIAGDFRGLLRRGEDGAAREYVRFTRTAGGAKIAPEEVMDADAALAKEGSEWETAAEESELLSATGQDHDQEMFLAGQTSPVIFASAMLNFGVRQILDTLVELAPPPRARDDINGKPREVTDPFSAVVFKVQAGMDTAHRDRLAFMRIVSGVFERGMVVTHAQTGKPFTTKYAQTVFGRERSTVESAFPGDVVGLVNATALAPGHTLYTEKKIEFPPIPSFAPEHFSILRAESAGKYKQFRRAVDQLDSEGVVQILRNDIRGDASPVMAAVGPMQFEVVAARMKAEFNVEAKMEPLGYALARRTDAASEVELNRQRGVEVFTRSDGVLLALVSDKWRLQYIQKELPDLTLEPLVAAAD; encoded by the coding sequence TTGACTACCCCGTCCGACTCGACTGTCCCCACCGACTCGACTGTCCAGTCCGACACCGGTGACACATCCGCTCCGGTCAGCGCGAAGGGCCTCGCCGCCGAAGCTGCACGTCGTCGCACCTTTGCCGTCATCTCGCACCCCGATGCCGGTAAGTCGACGCTCACCGAAGCGCTGGCTCTGCACGCGAAGAAGATCTCCGAAGCCGGCGCAGTTCACGGCAAGGCCGGACGCAAGTCCACGGTCTCGGACTGGATGGAAATGGAGAAGGCCCGCGGCATCTCCGTCAGTTCCACCGCGCTGCAGTTCAACTACCACTCGTCCGAGACGCCCGACGATCAGATCAACGTCATCAATCTCGTCGACACCCCCGGTCACTCCGACTTCTCCGAGGACACGTACCGCGTCCTGACTGCCGTCGACGCGGCCGTCATGCTCATCGACGCCGCCAAGGGCCTCGAACCGCAGACGCTCAAGCTCTTCCAGGTGTGTCGTCACCGCGGCATCCCGGTCATCACGGTCATCAACAAGTGGGACCGTCCCGGCCAGACCCCGCTCGAATTGTTGGACGAGATCAGTGAGCGCATCGGCCTCACACCTACTCCCCTGTACTGGCCTGTCGGAATCGCCGGCGACTTCCGCGGCCTGCTGCGACGCGGCGAGGACGGAGCAGCTCGCGAGTACGTCCGGTTCACCCGCACAGCCGGCGGCGCAAAAATCGCCCCCGAAGAGGTCATGGACGCCGACGCCGCACTCGCCAAGGAAGGCTCCGAGTGGGAGACCGCAGCCGAGGAGAGTGAACTGCTCTCGGCTACCGGCCAGGACCACGATCAGGAAATGTTCCTGGCCGGGCAGACATCCCCGGTGATCTTCGCGTCCGCGATGCTCAACTTCGGTGTCCGTCAGATCCTCGACACCCTCGTCGAGTTGGCGCCGCCGCCGCGTGCCCGCGACGACATCAACGGCAAGCCGCGCGAAGTCACCGATCCGTTCAGCGCGGTGGTCTTCAAGGTGCAGGCCGGTATGGACACCGCGCACCGTGACCGTCTGGCATTCATGCGCATCGTGTCCGGCGTGTTCGAACGCGGCATGGTCGTCACCCACGCGCAGACCGGCAAGCCGTTCACGACCAAGTACGCGCAGACGGTGTTCGGCCGCGAGCGTTCCACCGTCGAATCCGCGTTCCCCGGTGACGTCGTCGGCCTGGTCAACGCCACCGCACTTGCACCCGGCCACACCCTGTACACCGAGAAGAAGATCGAGTTCCCGCCGATCCCGTCCTTCGCTCCGGAACACTTCTCGATCCTGCGCGCCGAGAGCGCCGGAAAGTACAAGCAGTTCCGCCGTGCCGTCGACCAACTCGATTCCGAAGGCGTCGTGCAGATTCTCCGCAACGACATTCGCGGCGACGCGTCCCCCGTCATGGCGGCCGTCGGCCCGATGCAGTTCGAGGTCGTCGCGGCTCGGATGAAGGCGGAATTCAACGTCGAAGCCAAGATGGAGCCGCTCGGCTACGCACTGGCACGACGTACCGACGCCGCATCCGAGGTCGAACTGAACCGTCAGCGCGGCGTCGAGGTCTTCACCCGCTCGGACGGCGTCCTGCTGGCTCTGGTCAGTGACAAGTGGCGCCTGCAGTACATCCAGAAGGAACTCCCTGATCTGACGCTCGAACCACTCGTCGCTGCTGCGGACTGA
- a CDS encoding fatty acyl-AMP ligase, with amino-acid sequence MSKFTDEMYKSAAIGDHGIVTGEPDRPLRQTWGDIHRQARAMAGALADSGIEHGVAVGILAGQPVDIAPACQASWMRGASVTMLHQPTPRTDLAVWAQDTQKVIDMIAARAVIVGSPFDAAKPLLEASGITVLTIDELRAGRAIDPVDTAESDIALQQLTSGSTGSPKAVQITHENFYVNAYAMVNRIKFSIDEDVMVSWLPLFHDMGMVGFLSVPMQLGAEVVSITPLDFLRSPILWAELMGKYGGTVTAAPNFAYSLLARRLAQAEDGAVDLSTVRYMWNGAEPVDPDTLDALARAGARFGLNPTALAPAYGMAETTLAVSIPDPGQGAIVDYVDPDFLDAMSRAVPSNRPNARALATLGRLVPDLEGRVVDSDGLVLPARGVGIIEVRGKAVTHGYITTEGHRSAPGVDGWFNTGDVGYLTEEGLVVVCGRVKDVIIMGGRNVYPTDIERAAATVAGVRPGNAVAVRLDAGQKRESFAVAVETNAFEDPDEVSRIEHDVIRAVFTEVGLRPRAVAVLGPGSIPKTSSGKLRRSNSAALIGK; translated from the coding sequence TTGAGCAAATTCACCGACGAGATGTACAAGAGTGCCGCTATCGGCGATCACGGCATAGTGACGGGCGAACCGGATCGCCCGCTACGACAGACGTGGGGCGACATTCATCGGCAAGCGCGAGCGATGGCGGGTGCGTTGGCCGACTCGGGGATCGAGCACGGAGTCGCCGTCGGAATCCTGGCCGGTCAACCGGTCGACATCGCGCCGGCCTGCCAGGCGAGTTGGATGCGCGGCGCTTCCGTGACGATGTTGCATCAGCCGACACCGCGAACCGATCTGGCGGTGTGGGCGCAGGACACTCAGAAGGTGATCGACATGATCGCCGCGCGGGCCGTCATTGTCGGGAGCCCGTTCGATGCGGCAAAACCACTTCTGGAAGCGAGTGGCATCACGGTGTTGACGATCGACGAACTGCGGGCCGGGCGGGCGATCGATCCGGTCGACACCGCGGAATCGGATATCGCTCTGCAGCAGTTGACGTCAGGGTCCACCGGGTCGCCGAAAGCCGTGCAGATCACGCACGAGAACTTCTACGTCAACGCGTACGCGATGGTCAATCGCATCAAGTTCTCGATCGACGAGGACGTCATGGTGAGTTGGCTCCCGCTCTTCCATGACATGGGCATGGTCGGATTCCTCAGTGTTCCCATGCAATTGGGGGCCGAGGTGGTCAGCATCACGCCGTTGGACTTTCTCCGCAGTCCGATCCTGTGGGCGGAGCTGATGGGAAAGTACGGTGGAACGGTCACGGCAGCACCGAATTTCGCGTACTCGCTTCTTGCGCGACGCCTGGCTCAGGCGGAGGACGGCGCTGTGGACCTCTCCACTGTCCGGTACATGTGGAACGGCGCCGAACCTGTCGACCCAGACACCTTGGACGCCCTCGCCCGGGCCGGGGCACGGTTCGGATTGAATCCGACGGCGCTCGCACCTGCGTACGGAATGGCCGAGACCACTCTGGCCGTGTCCATCCCAGATCCGGGTCAAGGTGCGATCGTCGACTACGTGGATCCCGATTTCCTGGATGCGATGTCGCGGGCAGTCCCTTCGAACCGTCCGAATGCGCGGGCTCTTGCGACTCTGGGGCGACTTGTTCCGGACTTGGAGGGCCGCGTCGTCGACAGCGATGGGCTGGTGCTGCCGGCGCGGGGAGTCGGGATCATCGAGGTCCGAGGCAAGGCCGTCACGCACGGGTACATCACCACCGAAGGTCACCGATCCGCGCCTGGCGTCGACGGCTGGTTCAACACCGGAGACGTCGGCTACCTCACCGAAGAGGGTCTCGTCGTGGTCTGCGGCCGGGTCAAGGACGTCATCATCATGGGCGGTCGCAACGTGTATCCCACCGACATCGAGCGGGCAGCGGCGACAGTTGCCGGGGTGCGACCGGGAAATGCGGTGGCGGTGCGACTCGACGCCGGACAGAAGCGCGAGAGTTTTGCCGTTGCCGTCGAGACCAACGCGTTCGAGGATCCGGACGAAGTTTCCCGCATCGAGCACGACGTGATCCGCGCCGTGTTTACCGAAGTGGGTCTGCGGCCACGCGCCGTTGCTGTTTTGGGGCCTGGCAGTATCCCGAAGACGTCGTCGGGAAAACTGCGACGGTCCAACTCTGCGGCGCTGATCGGCAAGTAA